In one Deltaproteobacteria bacterium genomic region, the following are encoded:
- the hpt gene encoding hypoxanthine phosphoribosyltransferase: MGRDKFKILFPSGEIELKVKELAKQISQDYRGKTPVLIGILKGAFIFLADLVRSIEGVDVEIDFLGVSSYGKKTAPDRSPIITKDLSIDVANRDVIIVEDIVDTGATFDSIVGYIAGKNPSSLKICSLVDKRGRRKGTLKIDYVGFEIESGFIIGYGMDFSEKYRNIKDILLYLEDAIQTPRAGGN, from the coding sequence ATGGGCAGGGACAAATTCAAAATACTTTTCCCATCCGGGGAAATAGAGCTCAAAGTCAAGGAATTAGCCAAGCAGATCTCACAGGACTACCGTGGCAAGACGCCGGTTTTGATCGGAATCTTAAAAGGGGCCTTCATCTTTCTTGCAGACCTCGTGCGGAGCATAGAGGGAGTCGACGTAGAGATAGACTTCCTCGGTGTCTCTTCCTACGGAAAAAAAACCGCGCCGGACAGGTCCCCCATCATTACGAAAGACCTCTCCATCGATGTTGCGAACAGGGACGTAATTATCGTCGAGGACATTGTAGACACGGGTGCAACATTCGATTCTATCGTCGGGTACATCGCGGGGAAAAATCCTTCTTCCCTGAAAATCTGCTCCCTCGTCGACAAAAGGGGGCGACGCAAGGGAACCCTGAAAATCGACTACGTTGGATTTGAAATCGAATCCGGCTTCATCATAGGATATGGTATGGACTTTTCTGAAAAATACCGTAACATAAAAGACATCCTTCTCTATCTAGAGGATGCCATACAGACACCTAGAGCAGGAGGCAATTGA
- a CDS encoding fructose-bisphosphate aldolase (catalyzes the reversible formation of fructose 1,6-bisphosphate from glycerone phosphate and D-glyceraldehyde 3-phosphate), protein MIGKRVRLERIIDRNTGKTVIVPLDHGLTVGPIDGLVDVSRAANLIAEGGANAAVVHRGGAMFGHRGYGKDLGLIIHLSASTNLAPDANRKILVATTEDAIRLGADAVSIHINLGADDEAEMLSDFGRVSSSCQLWGMPLLAMMYTRGPKISNQYDHKYVKHAARVAAEMGADIVKVPYTGSAETFSEVVKGCAIPIVIAGGEKMSSDFEVLKMVQEAIAAGGAGVSIGRNVFQHDMPTEMMRAISEIVHNGRPAEEAMKFLKKGV, encoded by the coding sequence ATGATAGGTAAAAGGGTTCGGCTGGAAAGGATTATCGACAGAAATACCGGGAAAACCGTTATCGTGCCTCTGGACCACGGACTCACGGTGGGTCCGATAGATGGCCTGGTCGATGTTTCCCGGGCGGCCAATTTGATTGCCGAGGGGGGAGCGAATGCAGCGGTCGTTCACCGGGGCGGGGCGATGTTCGGCCACCGGGGGTATGGCAAAGACCTAGGACTCATCATCCACCTTTCTGCTTCCACGAACCTTGCCCCGGATGCGAACAGAAAAATCCTCGTGGCAACGACAGAAGACGCTATACGGCTTGGTGCCGACGCAGTATCCATCCACATTAATCTGGGTGCCGACGACGAAGCTGAAATGTTATCCGATTTCGGCAGGGTATCATCGTCCTGCCAGCTGTGGGGAATGCCGCTCCTGGCGATGATGTACACGAGGGGGCCAAAAATTTCGAATCAGTACGACCATAAATATGTCAAGCACGCCGCGAGAGTCGCTGCCGAGATGGGTGCCGATATCGTAAAGGTTCCCTACACCGGCTCGGCCGAGACATTCAGTGAGGTTGTAAAGGGGTGCGCAATCCCGATCGTTATTGCGGGGGGCGAGAAAATGAGCAGTGATTTTGAGGTGCTGAAGATGGTTCAGGAGGCAATAGCTGCGGGTGGGGCAGGTGTTTCCATCGGGAGAAACGTCTTCCAGCACGACATGCCGACGGAAATGATGAGAGCAATTTCAGAGATCGTGCACAACGGCAGGCCCGCCGAGGAGGCAATGAAGTTCCTTAAAAAGGGAGTTTGA
- a CDS encoding 3-dehydroquinate synthase II produces the protein MEFWVRSIPYDKEIITFALERGVSTFWVPEESVTEVKKLGRVTVVANSGDVRPGVDFMVCEIKDRGNLEEIESLPPDTLIYIEAKRNEIIPLENLVAMGKKVIVPVKSEDDLRVFSGVLEKGVWGILFDLHSPGDLSFLLSRFDEWKISLDLRKGVITEVTVLGLGDRVCVDTCTLMRGAVGMLVGNSSRGFFLVSAENVASEYVSERPFRVNAGAVHMYTLLPSGRTGYLSEISAGSQVLTVGSDGTGEVAWVGRSKIEKRPLILVKGDVEGREVSAILQNAETIRLVSPQGEQISIADIRRGTEVMCYLDDGARHFGMKIEETVEER, from the coding sequence ATGGAGTTCTGGGTAAGGAGCATACCGTATGACAAAGAAATAATAACCTTTGCTCTCGAGCGGGGGGTATCGACGTTCTGGGTCCCCGAAGAGTCTGTCACGGAGGTAAAAAAACTGGGAAGGGTAACGGTTGTGGCAAATAGCGGAGACGTCAGGCCCGGCGTGGACTTCATGGTCTGCGAGATTAAAGACCGGGGAAACCTCGAAGAGATAGAGTCCCTTCCGCCCGACACGTTGATTTACATCGAGGCGAAGAGAAATGAGATCATTCCCCTCGAAAACCTCGTGGCAATGGGGAAAAAGGTCATCGTGCCGGTGAAGAGCGAAGACGACCTCCGGGTTTTTTCGGGAGTCCTCGAAAAGGGCGTGTGGGGGATCCTTTTTGATCTGCATTCCCCCGGTGATCTCTCCTTCCTTCTTTCCCGGTTCGATGAATGGAAGATATCCCTTGATCTGAGAAAAGGGGTCATCACCGAGGTGACCGTCCTGGGGCTGGGCGACAGAGTTTGCGTTGACACCTGCACACTTATGAGAGGTGCTGTCGGCATGCTCGTAGGTAACTCCTCGCGGGGCTTTTTCCTTGTCTCTGCGGAGAATGTGGCATCAGAGTATGTGAGTGAGAGGCCCTTCAGGGTGAATGCCGGTGCCGTGCATATGTACACGCTGCTGCCATCGGGGAGGACGGGCTATCTCTCGGAAATCTCTGCAGGAAGCCAGGTTCTCACCGTTGGAAGCGATGGGACCGGCGAGGTTGCCTGGGTCGGCCGGTCGAAGATAGAGAAAAGGCCCCTTATCCTGGTCAAGGGAGACGTTGAGGGGAGGGAAGTTTCGGCGATACTTCAGAACGCGGAAACGATACGGCTCGTTTCCCCCCAGGGCGAGCAGATATCAATAGCCGACATCAGGAGGGGAACGGAGGTCATGTGCTACCTGGATGATGGGGCGAGGCACTTCGGGATGAAAATAGAGGAAACGGTGGAGGAGAGGTGA
- a CDS encoding PilT/PilU family type 4a pilus ATPase: MKKKLGEILVEAGLITEQELNYGLKSQRQLGGTVGEALVRLGYVSEEQILSSLSKQLSIPHVNLHKISVPDDVLKIVTYSLVKEKKILPLGYEGSKLIVGMVDPTDLEVLSQIEFKTGKATKQVIISSHQFGEALLYFEDRGYGTVAFELKAEAVRITEPLGEDVDSLLATLVESGGQDLHLSAGAIPSIRVDNELKRLNFPALSPGQMENMVSTILTPSQKERFEETFELDFAYSLEGVGRFRCNLYKQRGSIAFISRHVVEEVPHAEELGLPGFVHEYALKLSGLILIVGPNGHGKSTTLACMVDIINRERKANIITIEDPIEYTHKHKNSNVNQREVGTDTRSFADGLKHIFRQNPDVIVIGELRDFESISIALTAAETGHLVMGTLHSNNAVSAVDRVLDIFPPNQQQQVRAQFADSFQLVFSQRLIKRADGAGRVLAWEKMATSPRVRNSIREGKTHFLKNMMHTNLEELVSIDWTIAELVAAGKVRYEEAIKLSDDLNYFNDLLKLRGVYR, from the coding sequence ATGAAGAAAAAACTCGGCGAAATACTCGTTGAAGCCGGCTTGATTACGGAGCAAGAACTCAATTACGGCCTGAAATCCCAGAGGCAGCTGGGCGGAACAGTTGGCGAAGCCCTCGTGAGGCTTGGATACGTCTCGGAAGAGCAGATCTTGAGTTCCCTTTCAAAACAGCTGTCCATCCCCCATGTAAACCTGCATAAAATTTCAGTCCCCGATGATGTGCTCAAAATCGTAACCTACTCTTTAGTCAAGGAAAAAAAGATCCTTCCGCTGGGATATGAGGGGTCCAAACTCATCGTCGGGATGGTGGACCCGACAGACCTGGAAGTGCTTTCACAGATTGAATTCAAAACGGGAAAGGCGACGAAACAGGTCATCATATCCTCACATCAGTTTGGCGAAGCACTTTTGTACTTCGAAGACAGGGGTTACGGGACGGTTGCCTTCGAGTTGAAAGCGGAGGCGGTGAGAATTACCGAGCCTCTCGGAGAGGATGTGGATAGCCTGCTGGCAACCCTCGTAGAATCAGGGGGACAGGATCTTCACCTATCCGCGGGAGCCATACCAAGCATTAGAGTCGATAATGAGCTGAAACGACTTAACTTTCCTGCTCTCTCTCCGGGACAGATGGAAAACATGGTATCCACGATCCTCACCCCTTCGCAGAAAGAGAGGTTCGAAGAGACCTTTGAGCTCGATTTTGCCTATTCCCTGGAAGGGGTGGGCAGATTCAGGTGCAACCTTTACAAGCAGAGGGGATCGATCGCATTTATTTCCCGACACGTGGTGGAGGAGGTTCCGCATGCCGAAGAGCTCGGACTCCCCGGCTTTGTCCACGAGTATGCCCTCAAACTGAGCGGGCTGATTCTCATCGTGGGGCCGAATGGTCATGGAAAGTCCACCACGCTGGCATGTATGGTCGATATCATCAACAGGGAGCGGAAGGCAAATATCATCACCATAGAGGATCCCATCGAGTACACCCATAAACACAAGAACTCGAATGTCAACCAGCGCGAGGTCGGCACCGACACCAGATCTTTCGCCGATGGCCTGAAGCACATCTTCAGGCAGAACCCGGACGTGATAGTGATCGGGGAGCTCCGGGACTTCGAGAGCATATCTATCGCGCTGACAGCGGCAGAGACGGGCCACCTCGTTATGGGGACGCTCCACTCAAACAATGCCGTCTCCGCGGTGGACAGAGTATTGGATATATTCCCCCCAAATCAACAGCAGCAGGTGCGGGCCCAGTTTGCCGATAGCTTCCAGCTCGTTTTTTCGCAGCGCCTGATAAAGAGAGCAGATGGTGCGGGGAGGGTTCTTGCGTGGGAGAAAATGGCTACCAGCCCCCGGGTCAGGAATTCCATACGGGAGGGAAAGACCCATTTTCTCAAGAACATGATGCATACAAACCTCGAGGAGCTCGTGAGCATCGACTGGACAATTGCAGAGCTCGTCGCCGCCGGGAAGGTTCGGTACGAAGAGGCGATAAAGCTTTCCGATGACCTGAATTATTTCAACGATCTGTTGAAATTAAGGGGCGTTTACCGGTGA
- the tatC gene encoding twin-arginine translocase subunit TatC — translation MKDEKLPITEHLEELRKRLIKALVAVFGLAIISYIFAEKILEVLLKPLLSSIPEGSTLVFVNLTEAFIAYIKISILSGLVIASPYVFYQLWMFVVPGLYSREKKATIQFVSMAVLALFLGILFCYFIILPVLFPFLLSFGKELIKPMPTIKSSVSVVIRLFLIFGVIFEIPVTSFYLAKIGLLRSEFFKGARKFYFLLSFIIAAIITPPDIISQLIVGFPLFSIFEVSMLLAKLGEKMYLKNLKGS, via the coding sequence ATGAAGGATGAGAAATTACCGATCACCGAACACCTTGAAGAGCTTCGGAAGAGACTGATAAAAGCCCTTGTCGCCGTTTTCGGACTGGCAATCATATCTTACATCTTTGCGGAAAAGATACTCGAAGTTTTGCTGAAACCCCTTCTGTCCTCGATACCCGAAGGTTCGACACTCGTTTTCGTCAATCTCACCGAGGCGTTTATCGCTTACATAAAAATTTCAATTTTGAGCGGCCTTGTCATTGCCAGCCCCTATGTCTTCTACCAGCTGTGGATGTTCGTTGTCCCCGGCCTTTACAGCAGGGAGAAAAAAGCCACAATTCAGTTTGTCTCCATGGCCGTCCTGGCACTTTTTCTGGGAATCCTGTTTTGCTACTTTATCATTCTCCCCGTTCTTTTTCCCTTCCTGCTGTCCTTTGGAAAGGAGCTCATCAAGCCGATGCCGACGATAAAGAGCTCTGTTTCCGTTGTGATAAGGCTGTTTTTGATATTCGGGGTGATCTTCGAGATCCCGGTTACTTCATTTTACCTCGCGAAGATCGGGCTGCTGAGAAGTGAGTTCTTCAAGGGGGCAAGGAAGTTCTATTTCCTCCTCTCCTTTATAATCGCAGCGATCATTACCCCTCCTGACATCATCTCTCAGTTGATCGTCGGGTTTCCCCTCTTCTCAATCTTCGAGGTGAGCATGCTGCTTGCAAAACTGGGCGAGAAAATGTACCTGAAAAACCTGAAAGGATCCTAA
- a CDS encoding ATP phosphoribosyltransferase, whose amino-acid sequence MDKKILRLGLPKGSLQESTLKIFKKAGFNISVGPRSYIPAIDDPEITGLLIRAQEMARYVQDGILDVGLTGRDWVLEQRSRVKEVCELNYAKGGLRPVRWVIAVPEGSKIRRVEDLQGKRIATELVNVTKRYLRERGVSALVEFSWGATEVKAPVLADAIVEVTETGSTLKANKLKIIETILESKTLLIANRQSMKDPWKRTKIGKVALLLNGALNAEENVGLKMNVQKKNLPTILEVLPSLQSPTVSAQTDDRWVSLEVIVNERTVRDLIPELVEKGATGIVEYPLNKVIP is encoded by the coding sequence ATGGATAAAAAAATTCTGAGACTCGGTTTGCCGAAGGGATCCCTGCAGGAATCCACCCTGAAGATCTTCAAGAAGGCCGGGTTCAATATCTCCGTCGGTCCCAGGTCTTACATACCCGCGATAGACGACCCTGAAATAACAGGCCTTCTGATCAGGGCACAGGAAATGGCGCGCTATGTTCAGGACGGGATCCTGGATGTGGGTCTTACCGGCAGGGATTGGGTCCTGGAACAGCGATCCAGGGTCAAAGAAGTGTGCGAACTCAATTACGCAAAGGGAGGTCTGCGGCCCGTCCGCTGGGTTATTGCAGTTCCGGAAGGATCAAAGATTCGGAGGGTCGAAGACCTTCAGGGGAAGAGAATTGCCACCGAACTTGTCAACGTTACAAAGAGATATCTCCGGGAGAGGGGTGTCAGCGCCCTCGTGGAGTTTTCCTGGGGGGCAACGGAGGTGAAGGCGCCGGTGCTTGCAGATGCCATTGTGGAGGTAACCGAAACGGGTTCTACGCTGAAGGCGAACAAATTGAAAATAATCGAGACCATCCTCGAGTCCAAGACGCTGCTCATCGCAAACAGGCAGTCCATGAAAGATCCCTGGAAAAGGACCAAGATCGGCAAGGTAGCCCTTCTTTTAAACGGTGCCCTGAATGCAGAGGAGAATGTGGGGCTGAAGATGAACGTGCAGAAAAAGAACCTCCCTACCATACTGGAGGTGCTCCCATCTCTTCAGAGCCCCACCGTATCGGCTCAGACAGATGATCGATGGGTCAGCCTCGAGGTCATCGTAAACGAGAGGACGGTAAGGGACCTGATTCCCGAACTCGTGGAGAAGGGCGCCACCGGCATCGTTGAATATCCGTTGAACAAGGTCATTCCTTGA
- a CDS encoding DUF2064 domain-containing protein yields the protein MHHFSVLAMAKEPVPGRVKTRLTPPFTPHVGANLYEAMLSDTMDVLISLKGAKKYLFIEPENSRYFDRFHGSGITIFPQSGRDLGEKMLRAVKLVMAQTGLPTVIVGTDIPLLKASTIINSVSMLSRADVVLGPCEDGGYYLIGLNKFTPLPFLGIPWSTDRVLRKTVSNLKAEKLSYALTEKLFDIDTAGDIGKHINFIGKNRGDDISRTRFSRAAMKLHTHLGRLIEPET from the coding sequence TTGCATCATTTCTCTGTTCTGGCCATGGCCAAGGAACCTGTTCCCGGCAGGGTAAAAACCCGCCTTACACCTCCCTTCACCCCTCACGTCGGCGCAAATCTCTACGAGGCGATGCTATCGGACACCATGGATGTTTTAATCTCCCTCAAGGGGGCAAAAAAATACCTCTTTATCGAACCGGAAAACTCCCGGTACTTTGATAGATTCCACGGCTCGGGGATAACAATCTTTCCTCAGTCCGGCCGTGACCTCGGAGAAAAAATGCTGCGGGCGGTAAAACTCGTCATGGCGCAAACCGGACTTCCCACGGTAATCGTGGGGACAGACATCCCTCTCCTGAAGGCTTCGACAATTATCAATTCCGTATCCATGCTCTCGAGGGCGGATGTGGTCCTTGGCCCCTGTGAAGACGGCGGCTACTACCTCATCGGCTTGAATAAATTTACCCCCCTCCCGTTTCTCGGGATTCCCTGGTCAACGGACAGGGTGCTCAGGAAAACAGTTTCAAACCTGAAAGCGGAAAAACTATCCTACGCCCTGACGGAAAAGCTCTTCGACATAGACACCGCCGGCGACATCGGAAAGCACATCAACTTTATCGGTAAAAACCGGGGGGATGACATATCCCGGACAAGATTCTCCCGGGCGGCGATGAAGCTCCACACCCATCTGGGCCGGCTCATCGAGCCCGAAACATAG
- a CDS encoding DUF3426 domain-containing protein: protein MIIQCDSCKTKYRLNEDKIAGKGARVKCRKCSDYIIVMKPEYEHLKGEFISGIQAEELKKQMEEEASEEQRDTAPAEPPAPPSEQYETEQEVAEDVSAPAAEDTGEALLSAPQAPGEDLPHGEGIPAENATEGLPSAHDTAPEEDGIDTVTEPVPGDMQREDAGQDDMDMAFEKFLGSLRDESQILPESADYTEFEGTQRKETTASDDEEEAITEGFPFGKEEEKEGVRGEDAEDPQIMTAGETLDFISKDAEVTEAKEDFDLKLQDTKIDFEDSLDFTSAISREPSQDEGEADHEYHPSVSADSLMESPAETLMQEEEKIKGDISFPEGDISDMHIDISEPISHETASPYEYVPKTYVRRGRKSKIAGFLLVLLVFLIAIAGGGAYLAFTEPGNALIIKYAPQVRALLGMKGGVSVGQFDITNLIGYYDTNQNEGKIFIIKGDVVNLSNTVNSGIVLKGQLLDERSNVLRDKTVYAGNLLGNKILKNSSKRAIEEALQNKLGKNLSNIDIQPGSSVPFMIVFFDLPEKIEAYKVESIE from the coding sequence ATGATAATTCAGTGTGACAGTTGCAAGACGAAGTACCGGCTCAACGAAGACAAGATAGCGGGAAAAGGGGCGAGGGTAAAATGCAGAAAGTGCTCGGATTACATAATCGTCATGAAGCCCGAATACGAACATTTAAAGGGTGAGTTCATAAGCGGTATCCAGGCAGAAGAGCTGAAAAAACAGATGGAGGAGGAAGCTTCTGAAGAACAGCGGGATACGGCCCCGGCAGAGCCGCCCGCCCCGCCTTCCGAACAATACGAAACAGAGCAGGAGGTTGCTGAGGACGTTTCGGCGCCCGCTGCGGAAGATACAGGCGAGGCTCTCCTTTCTGCCCCCCAGGCCCCGGGGGAAGATTTGCCGCACGGAGAGGGCATTCCGGCAGAAAACGCAACGGAAGGGTTGCCCTCCGCACACGATACAGCGCCCGAGGAGGACGGCATAGACACCGTGACAGAACCGGTTCCGGGGGATATGCAAAGAGAGGATGCAGGGCAAGACGACATGGACATGGCTTTCGAGAAGTTTCTCGGCTCTCTCAGGGATGAATCCCAAATATTGCCGGAATCAGCGGATTACACGGAATTTGAAGGAACTCAAAGAAAGGAGACGACAGCCTCTGATGATGAGGAGGAAGCAATAACAGAAGGATTCCCCTTCGGCAAAGAGGAGGAAAAAGAGGGAGTAAGAGGAGAAGATGCCGAAGACCCCCAAATCATGACTGCCGGCGAAACACTCGATTTTATCAGCAAGGACGCGGAAGTAACGGAGGCAAAAGAGGATTTCGACCTAAAACTTCAGGATACGAAAATCGATTTTGAAGATTCCCTGGACTTCACCAGCGCCATAAGCAGGGAACCCTCACAAGACGAGGGGGAGGCTGACCACGAATATCATCCATCTGTTTCTGCCGACTCCCTGATGGAATCCCCTGCAGAAACCCTGATGCAGGAAGAAGAAAAAATCAAAGGTGACATATCGTTTCCGGAAGGGGATATATCAGATATGCATATCGACATTTCGGAGCCGATTTCGCATGAGACAGCTTCTCCCTATGAGTACGTCCCGAAGACATATGTCAGGAGGGGGAGAAAATCAAAAATCGCAGGATTCCTCCTCGTGCTCCTTGTTTTTCTCATCGCCATTGCAGGGGGAGGGGCATACCTTGCTTTTACGGAGCCGGGAAATGCATTGATAATCAAATATGCACCCCAGGTGCGCGCTCTATTGGGCATGAAAGGCGGAGTATCCGTGGGCCAGTTCGATATCACAAACCTCATCGGTTACTATGACACAAACCAGAATGAGGGTAAAATCTTCATCATAAAAGGAGACGTTGTCAATCTCTCAAATACCGTAAACAGCGGGATTGTCCTGAAAGGTCAGCTGCTCGATGAGAGGAGCAACGTTCTCAGGGATAAAACCGTTTATGCCGGAAACCTCCTCGGGAACAAAATCCTTAAAAATTCCTCCAAAAGAGCTATCGAAGAAGCCCTCCAGAACAAGCTCGGAAAAAACCTCTCAAACATAGACATTCAGCCCGGCTCATCGGTGCCGTTTATGATCGTCTTTTTCGACCTGCCGGAAAAAATAGAGGCCTACAAAGTGGAGAGCATCGAATAG
- the tatA gene encoding twin-arginine translocase TatA/TatE family subunit, protein MFGLGLPELLIILVIVVLIFGAGKLPQIGAGLGQAIGNFKKAIKDSKSIDVTPKDDEEKKKE, encoded by the coding sequence ATGTTCGGATTAGGTTTGCCGGAACTGCTCATCATTCTGGTTATCGTGGTCCTCATTTTCGGTGCCGGAAAGCTTCCTCAGATAGGGGCGGGTCTGGGTCAAGCGATCGGGAATTTCAAGAAAGCAATCAAGGATTCGAAGTCAATAGATGTTACTCCCAAGGATGATGAGGAGAAAAAAAAAGAGTGA
- a CDS encoding methyltransferase domain-containing protein, with product MDREKFNGILRGYWESQILFTATYLGIFNFLGNTHRSSGEVAVSLRLDKRGTEILLNALTGLGLIEKRQKAYRNSSFGRKHLVDDGDEPLTGFVLHNMDMWESWGDLPSVMKKGKPQKGFAVLKYKTGRHSLFNFALAMHQGGTTVGREIALLFDFSFVNSILDVGGCTGRYALSVMERAPTERVDVLDLPEMVREAKRIIRAENREELRKIRFIEGNFFSTDPGRKYDLVILSNIIHSLSEEECVTLFTRLRGWLTQGGQLLLHNMTSDKSGTHPPHAALFSVNMLVNTLKGKVHAERDVLKMLGASGIKKIAKKRTEGGNLALLCG from the coding sequence ATGGACAGGGAAAAATTTAACGGCATATTAAGGGGATACTGGGAAAGCCAGATACTCTTTACTGCAACATATCTTGGCATATTCAATTTCCTGGGCAACACCCACCGGTCATCGGGGGAGGTAGCCGTTTCGCTCAGACTCGACAAAAGAGGCACGGAGATTCTCCTGAACGCCCTCACAGGGCTCGGTCTCATCGAAAAGCGGCAAAAGGCGTATCGGAACAGCTCTTTTGGGAGGAAACACCTGGTGGATGACGGGGATGAGCCCCTCACGGGCTTCGTCCTCCACAACATGGATATGTGGGAATCGTGGGGCGACCTTCCGTCGGTCATGAAAAAGGGGAAGCCGCAGAAGGGTTTCGCCGTTTTGAAATACAAGACAGGCCGGCATTCTCTCTTTAACTTTGCTCTCGCGATGCACCAGGGAGGGACCACTGTTGGAAGGGAGATCGCCCTTCTCTTTGACTTCTCCTTCGTCAACTCGATCCTCGACGTGGGAGGATGCACGGGAAGGTACGCTCTCTCCGTCATGGAAAGAGCCCCCACGGAAAGGGTGGACGTGCTCGACCTTCCCGAAATGGTTCGGGAGGCAAAACGAATCATCCGGGCAGAAAACAGGGAGGAGCTGAGAAAAATACGCTTCATCGAAGGAAACTTCTTTTCAACCGACCCCGGCAGGAAGTACGACCTGGTCATTCTGTCGAACATCATCCACAGCCTGAGCGAAGAAGAGTGCGTAACGCTCTTTACCCGGTTACGAGGCTGGCTCACACAGGGAGGGCAGCTTTTGCTCCACAACATGACCTCTGACAAAAGCGGCACCCATCCTCCCCACGCTGCCCTGTTCTCGGTAAACATGCTCGTAAATACCCTGAAGGGCAAAGTCCACGCGGAGAGGGACGTCTTGAAGATGCTGGGGGCCTCGGGGATCAAAAAGATAGCCAAAAAGCGAACAGAGGGGGGCAACCTGGCGCTACTGTGCGGGTAA
- a CDS encoding TIGR02757 family protein: MKDHEEKIAHLLDSVFAKYGNSYLDTDPVGLVHRFSSEEDIEVVGFFAALLAFGNVLQIKRSIEALLEILGPHPAGFVKNFTFRKKSALDGFRHRFVGGEQVATLILSLRKVIAQRGSIKNAFVDDYAPGDMVGSLSRFIRNLRRAAGGRGDLLKFLLPDPERGSACKRLFLYLRWMVRRDDGVDFGIFDSVSPGDLVIPLDTHVARLSGLFGFTRKKIRNLSMALEITEFLRRFDPHDPVKYDFALTRIGIVEGCRGVFSVSRCRDCQAWEVCRALPAQ; the protein is encoded by the coding sequence TTGAAAGACCACGAGGAAAAGATCGCCCATCTTCTGGATTCTGTCTTCGCAAAGTATGGAAACTCATACCTCGACACAGACCCCGTCGGCCTGGTTCACAGGTTTTCCTCGGAGGAGGATATCGAGGTGGTGGGTTTTTTCGCAGCCCTTCTCGCTTTCGGGAACGTTCTCCAGATCAAAAGGTCTATAGAAGCCCTTCTCGAGATACTGGGCCCTCACCCCGCAGGTTTCGTAAAAAATTTCACCTTCAGGAAGAAATCAGCGCTCGACGGTTTCCGGCACCGCTTCGTGGGGGGAGAACAGGTTGCAACCCTTATCCTTTCATTGAGAAAGGTCATAGCGCAGCGAGGGTCGATCAAAAATGCGTTTGTTGATGACTATGCCCCGGGAGACATGGTGGGCAGCTTGAGCCGTTTTATAAGAAACCTGAGAAGGGCGGCTGGCGGAAGGGGGGATTTGCTGAAATTTCTCCTTCCAGACCCGGAAAGGGGAAGTGCCTGCAAGAGGCTCTTCCTCTACCTTCGCTGGATGGTGAGGAGGGATGATGGTGTGGATTTCGGGATCTTTGATTCCGTGAGCCCGGGAGATCTGGTCATCCCCCTCGATACGCACGTTGCCCGGCTGTCCGGGCTTTTCGGTTTTACGCGGAAAAAAATCAGGAACTTATCGATGGCCCTCGAGATAACCGAATTTCTGCGGCGCTTCGACCCTCACGACCCTGTCAAATATGATTTTGCGTTGACCAGGATCGGTATCGTAGAGGGTTGTCGGGGGGTATTCTCCGTGAGCCGCTGCCGCGACTGCCAGGCATGGGAAGTGTGCAGAGCGTTACCCGCACAGTAG